DNA sequence from the Stigmatella aurantiaca genome:
CCTTGCCCGGTGTGCGCAGCCACAGCTTGTAGCGGCCGGAGGACAGCTCCACCTGTTCCAGCGTGGCCTCCACGCGGAGCCGCCAGCCGCTCACCGCCAGGCGCACGTCGTACACCTCGGGCCGGGACTCCCACGCGCGCAGCTCCAGCGCCTTCACGTGGCGCAGCGCCTGGCGCGTGAGGGTCTCCACGCGCGCGTGCGACAGCCGCATCCGCTTCTGCCCCACGTCGACCGTCACGTCCTTCGCCAGGGCCGAGGGCAGCCGTTTCACCCAGTCGAGCGCACCCTCCAGCACCTTCGTTGTCCGCGATTGCCCGGCCATGGCGTGTCCTCCCCAGCGGGACTTTGCCTGGATTCCCGCCGCGCGGCGATCCCCCGCGGGCATCCGAGGGCCCGTCGAAATCGTCACCGGGGTCCGGGCCGGGCGTTCGTGGATGTCTCGCCGGTCGTGTAGGCTTGGGGGAACGATGTGGCAGATCATCATCAACGGCCCGGGTTATTTCGATACCCCCTATGACTTGCCGGAGGGCATCACCTGCCTTGGCCGTGCGGATGAGAATGACATCGTGCTGGGCGGAGACCTCGTCTCACGCCGGCATGCGCGCCTGCATGTGGAAGGTGACACGCTGCGCATCGAGGACATGGGCAGCCGCAATGGCAGCCGCGTCAATGGCACCCCGCTGCAGGGCAGCAAGCCGCTGAGCCCCGGTGACACCGTCACCCTGGGCGAGAACACCCTGACCATCCGCCAGCCCCACACGGTGGAGAGCGCCGCCACGGAGATGGTCGACCTGGGGGCCGGTGGGGTCCGCCGCTTCGGCCATGGGGAGGATGTGGCCCCCGCCGTCATCCTCACCAAGAACATGAAGGACCTCGACGTGCTGCGCGCGCTCGACAACTTCACGCCCTTTCCTTTCGAGGAGAACCTTCAGGCCAGCCCCATTGGCACCGCCGCCCCGCGCGTCTCCTACGAGACGCTCGTGCTGATGCTCCGCGCCGCCGAGGCGCTGGCCTCCTCCGAGACGCTCGCCTCCTTTCTCGACAACGTCATGGACCGGGTGCTCGAGCGCACCGAGGCCACCACCGCCGTGGTGTTGCTGCGCCACCCCACTGGTGCGCTCGTGCCCGCCGCGGTGCGCCACCGGGGCAAGCTGACCGCCGGCGAGGTGCCCGTCTCGGATGCCATCGTCGAGGAGGCGCTGCGCCAGGGCCGCGCCCTGGCCGTGGGGGATGTGCGCGATGACCGGCGCTTCGCCAGCCGCGAGAGCGTCATCCTCTATGGGGTGGACCGGGTGCTCTGCATCCCCATTGGCCGGGAGGCGCCCTTCGCGGGCGTCCTCTATGTCAACACGCCCGCGAGCGGCGAGACCACGCTGGAGGTCATGCTCGATG
Encoded proteins:
- a CDS encoding FHA domain-containing protein, with amino-acid sequence MWQIIINGPGYFDTPYDLPEGITCLGRADENDIVLGGDLVSRRHARLHVEGDTLRIEDMGSRNGSRVNGTPLQGSKPLSPGDTVTLGENTLTIRQPHTVESAATEMVDLGAGGVRRFGHGEDVAPAVILTKNMKDLDVLRALDNFTPFPFEENLQASPIGTAAPRVSYETLVLMLRAAEALASSETLASFLDNVMDRVLERTEATTAVVLLRHPTGALVPAAVRHRGKLTAGEVPVSDAIVEEALRQGRALAVGDVRDDRRFASRESVILYGVDRVLCIPIGREAPFAGVLYVNTPASGETTLEVMLDACSAVAHLVASGVQRFHPREGGGTSALRRTLDRFHSPEVAERRATEALRSGGRLPGLEERTLTVLYVEMVGFAALSTKLGALRAGAVLSEFHAKMSGLIFSFEGSVEAFLGESVRALFGTPYSQPDDAVRAVRASLALRMDWERAMSRRPAEERCGLRIGLHTTKALVGMVGEQSRLDFSAVGEGMPVARWLAATATPGQVLITGKTLASIGARFDVVPLGERVIRPPRDRTAAFEVLEEDIAQITRPGVK